From a single Myxocyprinus asiaticus isolate MX2 ecotype Aquarium Trade chromosome 33, UBuf_Myxa_2, whole genome shotgun sequence genomic region:
- the LOC127424097 gene encoding uncharacterized protein LOC127424097 isoform X31, whose product MRNSYNRRTEEQNRRTDWQFLTMNTADCLLFLLCGATMLQFITCYSDGSILEDECSGMNINHLDENDVKIPAQTTETPFKIIPEVQTFNNSEVETTITVSLTAINSPFTGFLLEARKCDSCPPAGTFSLIDSSSSTLLTCDGQSGRAVSHINNLDKTSITVHWQVPESGTFYFRAAFTRDYFMFWQRKPIILPTTAPTTVTTTVKATISRTVTPTLPLPSNTNSTPVTPALPLPSNTDSTLVTPALPLPSNTNSTPVTPTLPLPSNTNLTPVPSAFPATSTADSTPVTPTLPLPSNTNSTPVTPALPLPSNTNSTPVTPTLPLPSNTNSTPVTPTLPLPSNTNSTPVTPTLPLPSNTNLTPVPSAFPATSTADSTPVTPTLPLPSNTNSTPVTPALPLPSNTNSTPVTPTLPLPSNTNSTPVPSTFPATSNTNSIPVLSTLPSQCGDYVRCVLALLLLSRLCFLDSSLLIIIRPVLKMVTMTGSVFQLAFIIVAVVLVLIRAIQYVCVCDCAGLDVAFPTLTVISMVTSLLHTITVFLHCGPSHELRKYWLYGLIIMDLLNTCITTAAIFVGLRCFQEQWLLILMGVYVIWEIMLYISQIRKDGDIQSQILEKKISPWIIMFIIFSILNVMFTIALIAGVSLERMITC is encoded by the exons ATGAGGAATAGTTACAATAGAAGAACAGAAGAACAGAACAGAAGAACCGACTGGCAGTTCCTCACG ATGAATACTGCGGACTGTCTCCTTTTTCTGTTATGTGGAGCTACCATGTTGCAGTTCATCACCTGCTACAGTGATGGAAGTATATTGGAGGATGAATGTTCAGGAATGAACATCAATCATTTGGatgaaaatgatgtaaaaataccAGCACAAACTACTGAAACTCCTTTCAAGATCATACCAGAAGTTCAAACCTTCAATAATTCTGAAGTGGAAACCACCATTACTG TGTCACTTACGGCTATCAATTCTCCATTTACTGGTTTTCTGTTGGAGGCCCGTAAGTGTGATAGCTGTCCGCCTGCTGGTACTTTTAGTTTGATTGACTCGAGCAGCAGCACACTCCTGACGTGTGATGGTCAATCT GGCAGGGCTGTGAGTCACATTAATAATCTAGATAAAACATCCATCACAGTGCACTGGCAAGTTCCAGAGAGTGGAACATTCTACTTCAG AGCTGCATTCACTAGGGACTACTTCATGTTTTGGCAAAGAAAGCCAATCATACTTCCGACAACTGCACCTACCACTGTGACCACCACTGTAAAAGCCACTATAAGCCGAACAG TCACACCAACATTGCCTCTACCATCAAATACAAACTCCACTCCAG TCACACCAGCATTGCCTCTACCATCAAATACAGACTCCACTCTAG TCACACCAGCATTGCCTCTACCATCAAATACAAACTCCACTCCAG TCACACCAACATTGCCTCTACCATCAAATACAAACCTCACTCCAG TTCCATCAGCATTTCCTGCAACCTCAACTGCAGACTCCACCCCAG TCACACCAACATTGCCTCTACCATCAAATACAAACTCCACTCCGG TCACACCAGCATTGCCTCTACCATCAAATACAAACTCCACTCCAG TCACACCAACATTGCCTCTACCATCAAATACAAACTCCACTCCAG TCACACCAACATTGCCTCTACCATCAAATACAAACTCCACTCCAG TCACACCAACATTGCCTCTACCATCAAATACAAACCTCACTCCAG TTCCATCAGCATTTCCTGCAACCTCAACTGCAGACTCCACCCCAG TCACACCAACATTGCCTCTACCATCAAATACAAACTCCACTCCGG TCACACCAGCATTGCCTCTACCATCAAATACAAACTCCACTCCAG TCACACCAACATTGCCTCTACCATCAAATACAAACTCCACTCCAG TTCCATCAACATTTCCTGCAACCTCAAATACAAACTCCATTCCAG TTCTATCAACATTGCCTTCCCAATGTGGGGATTATGTG AGATGTGTTTTAGCACTGTTACTTCTCAGTCGTCTATGTTTTCTTGACTCCTCTCTCCTGATAATCATCAGGCCAGTTTTAAAAATG GTCACCATGACTGGGTCTGTCTTTCAACTAGCTTTCATAATTGTTGCTGTCGTCCTTGTACTGATAAGAGCAATTCAA tatgtgtgtgtgtgcgattgTGCTGGTTTGGATGTTGCATTTCCTACTCTGACAGTGATTTCCATGGTTACAAGCTTGCTGCACACCATCACTGTTTTTCTTCACTGTGGACCAAGCCATGAGCT AAGGAAGTATTGGCTGTACGGCCTCATCATTATGGACCTACTAAATACCTGCATTACAA CGGCTGCAATATTTGTTGGACTGCGGTGCTTTCAAGAGCAGTGGCTACTAATATTAATGGGAGTTTATGTTATTTGGGAGATCATGTTGTACATCAGTCAGATAAGAAAAGACGGAG ATATTCAGAGTCAGATTCTGGAAAAGAAA ATATCCCCATGGATCATTATGTTTATCATCTTTTCCATACTTAATGTAATGTTTACAATCGCACTTATTGCAGGAGTTTCTTTGGAAAGAATGATAACGTGTTAA
- the LOC127424097 gene encoding uncharacterized protein LOC127424097 isoform X36, producing MRNSYNRRTEEQNRRTDWQFLTMNTADCLLFLLCGATMLQFITCYSDGSILEDECSGMNINHLDENDVKIPAQTTETPFKIIPEVQTFNNSEVETTITVSLTAINSPFTGFLLEARKCDSCPPAGTFSLIDSSSSTLLTCDGQSGRAVSHINNLDKTSITVHWQVPESGTFYFRAAFTRDYFMFWQRKPIILPTTAPTTVTTTVKATISRTVTPTLPLPSNTNSTPVTPALPLPSNTDSTLVTPALPLPSNTNSTPVTPTLPLPSNTNLTPVPSAFPATSTADSTPVTPTLPLPSNTNSTPVTPTLPLPSNTNSTPVTPTLPLPSNTNSTPVTPALPLPSNTNSTPVTPTLPLPSNTNLTPVPSAFPATSTADSTPVTPTLPLPSNTNSTPVTPTLPLPSNTNSTPVTPTLPLPSNTNSTPVPSTFPATSNTNSIPVLSTLPSQCGDYVRCVLALLLLSRLCFLDSSLLIIIRPVLKMVTMTGSVFQLAFIIVAVVLVLIRAIQYVCVCDCAGLDVAFPTLTVISMVTSLLHTITVFLHCGPSHELRKYWLYGLIIMDLLNTCITTAAIFVGLRCFQEQWLLILMGVYVIWEIMLYISQIRKDGDIQSQILEKKISPWIIMFIIFSILNVMFTIALIAGVSLERMITC from the exons ATGAGGAATAGTTACAATAGAAGAACAGAAGAACAGAACAGAAGAACCGACTGGCAGTTCCTCACG ATGAATACTGCGGACTGTCTCCTTTTTCTGTTATGTGGAGCTACCATGTTGCAGTTCATCACCTGCTACAGTGATGGAAGTATATTGGAGGATGAATGTTCAGGAATGAACATCAATCATTTGGatgaaaatgatgtaaaaataccAGCACAAACTACTGAAACTCCTTTCAAGATCATACCAGAAGTTCAAACCTTCAATAATTCTGAAGTGGAAACCACCATTACTG TGTCACTTACGGCTATCAATTCTCCATTTACTGGTTTTCTGTTGGAGGCCCGTAAGTGTGATAGCTGTCCGCCTGCTGGTACTTTTAGTTTGATTGACTCGAGCAGCAGCACACTCCTGACGTGTGATGGTCAATCT GGCAGGGCTGTGAGTCACATTAATAATCTAGATAAAACATCCATCACAGTGCACTGGCAAGTTCCAGAGAGTGGAACATTCTACTTCAG AGCTGCATTCACTAGGGACTACTTCATGTTTTGGCAAAGAAAGCCAATCATACTTCCGACAACTGCACCTACCACTGTGACCACCACTGTAAAAGCCACTATAAGCCGAACAG TCACACCAACATTGCCTCTACCATCAAATACAAACTCCACTCCAG TCACACCAGCATTGCCTCTACCATCAAATACAGACTCCACTCTAG TCACACCAGCATTGCCTCTACCATCAAATACAAACTCCACTCCAG TCACACCAACATTGCCTCTACCATCAAATACAAACCTCACTCCAG TTCCATCAGCATTTCCTGCAACCTCAACTGCAGACTCCACCCCAG TCACACCAACATTGCCTCTACCATCAAATACAAACTCCACTCCGG TCACACCAACATTGCCTCTACCATCAAATACAAACTCCACTCCAG TCACACCAACATTGCCTCTACCATCAAATACAAACTCCACTCCGG TCACACCAGCATTGCCTCTACCATCAAATACAAACTCCACTCCAG TCACACCAACATTGCCTCTACCATCAAATACAAACCTCACTCCAG TTCCATCAGCATTTCCTGCAACCTCAACTGCAGACTCCACCCCAG TCACACCAACATTGCCTCTACCATCAAATACAAACTCCACTCCGG TCACACCAACATTGCCTCTACCATCAAATACAAACTCCACTCCAG TCACACCAACATTGCCTCTACCATCAAATACAAACTCCACTCCAG TTCCATCAACATTTCCTGCAACCTCAAATACAAACTCCATTCCAG TTCTATCAACATTGCCTTCCCAATGTGGGGATTATGTG AGATGTGTTTTAGCACTGTTACTTCTCAGTCGTCTATGTTTTCTTGACTCCTCTCTCCTGATAATCATCAGGCCAGTTTTAAAAATG GTCACCATGACTGGGTCTGTCTTTCAACTAGCTTTCATAATTGTTGCTGTCGTCCTTGTACTGATAAGAGCAATTCAA tatgtgtgtgtgtgcgattgTGCTGGTTTGGATGTTGCATTTCCTACTCTGACAGTGATTTCCATGGTTACAAGCTTGCTGCACACCATCACTGTTTTTCTTCACTGTGGACCAAGCCATGAGCT AAGGAAGTATTGGCTGTACGGCCTCATCATTATGGACCTACTAAATACCTGCATTACAA CGGCTGCAATATTTGTTGGACTGCGGTGCTTTCAAGAGCAGTGGCTACTAATATTAATGGGAGTTTATGTTATTTGGGAGATCATGTTGTACATCAGTCAGATAAGAAAAGACGGAG ATATTCAGAGTCAGATTCTGGAAAAGAAA ATATCCCCATGGATCATTATGTTTATCATCTTTTCCATACTTAATGTAATGTTTACAATCGCACTTATTGCAGGAGTTTCTTTGGAAAGAATGATAACGTGTTAA
- the LOC127424097 gene encoding uncharacterized protein LOC127424097 isoform X30 has protein sequence MRNSYNRRTEEQNRRTDWQFLTMNTADCLLFLLCGATMLQFITCYSDGSILEDECSGMNINHLDENDVKIPAQTTETPFKIIPEVQTFNNSEVETTITVSLTAINSPFTGFLLEARKCDSCPPAGTFSLIDSSSSTLLTCDGQSGRAVSHINNLDKTSITVHWQVPESGTFYFRAAFTRDYFMFWQRKPIILPTTAPTTVTTTVKATISRTVTPTLPLPSNTNSTPVTPALPLPSNTDSTLVTPALPLPSNTNSTPVTPTLPLPSNTNLTPVPSAFPATSTADSTPVTPTLPLPSNTNSTPVTPALPLPSNTNSTPVTPTLPLPSNTNSTPVTPALPLPSNTNSTPVTPTLPLPSNTNLTPVPSAFPATSTADSTPVTPTLPLPSNTNSTPVTPTLPLPSNTNSTPVTPTLPLPSNTNSTPVPSTFPATSNTNSIPVLSTLPSQCGDYVRCVLALLLLSRLCFLDSSLLIIIRPVLKMVTMTGSVFQLAFIIVAVVLVLIRAIQYVCVCDCAGLDVAFPTLTVISMVTSLLHTITVFLHCGPSHELRKYWLYGLIIMDLLNTCITTAAIFVGLRCFQEQWLLILMGVYVIWEIMLYISQIRKDGDIQSQILEKKISPWIIMFIIFSILNVMFTIALIAGVSLERMITC, from the exons ATGAGGAATAGTTACAATAGAAGAACAGAAGAACAGAACAGAAGAACCGACTGGCAGTTCCTCACG ATGAATACTGCGGACTGTCTCCTTTTTCTGTTATGTGGAGCTACCATGTTGCAGTTCATCACCTGCTACAGTGATGGAAGTATATTGGAGGATGAATGTTCAGGAATGAACATCAATCATTTGGatgaaaatgatgtaaaaataccAGCACAAACTACTGAAACTCCTTTCAAGATCATACCAGAAGTTCAAACCTTCAATAATTCTGAAGTGGAAACCACCATTACTG TGTCACTTACGGCTATCAATTCTCCATTTACTGGTTTTCTGTTGGAGGCCCGTAAGTGTGATAGCTGTCCGCCTGCTGGTACTTTTAGTTTGATTGACTCGAGCAGCAGCACACTCCTGACGTGTGATGGTCAATCT GGCAGGGCTGTGAGTCACATTAATAATCTAGATAAAACATCCATCACAGTGCACTGGCAAGTTCCAGAGAGTGGAACATTCTACTTCAG AGCTGCATTCACTAGGGACTACTTCATGTTTTGGCAAAGAAAGCCAATCATACTTCCGACAACTGCACCTACCACTGTGACCACCACTGTAAAAGCCACTATAAGCCGAACAG TCACACCAACATTGCCTCTACCATCAAATACAAACTCCACTCCAG TCACACCAGCATTGCCTCTACCATCAAATACAGACTCCACTCTAG TCACACCAGCATTGCCTCTACCATCAAATACAAACTCCACTCCAG TCACACCAACATTGCCTCTACCATCAAATACAAACCTCACTCCAG TTCCATCAGCATTTCCTGCAACCTCAACTGCAGACTCCACCCCAG TCACACCAACATTGCCTCTACCATCAAATACAAACTCCACTCCGG TCACACCAGCATTGCCTCTACCATCAAATACAAACTCCACTCCAG TCACACCAACATTGCCTCTACCATCAAATACAAACTCCACTCCGG TCACACCAGCATTGCCTCTACCATCAAATACAAACTCCACTCCAG TCACACCAACATTGCCTCTACCATCAAATACAAACCTCACTCCAG TTCCATCAGCATTTCCTGCAACCTCAACTGCAGACTCCACCCCAG TCACACCAACATTGCCTCTACCATCAAATACAAACTCCACTCCGG TCACACCAACATTGCCTCTACCATCAAATACAAACTCCACTCCAG TCACACCAACATTGCCTCTACCATCAAATACAAACTCCACTCCAG TTCCATCAACATTTCCTGCAACCTCAAATACAAACTCCATTCCAG TTCTATCAACATTGCCTTCCCAATGTGGGGATTATGTG AGATGTGTTTTAGCACTGTTACTTCTCAGTCGTCTATGTTTTCTTGACTCCTCTCTCCTGATAATCATCAGGCCAGTTTTAAAAATG GTCACCATGACTGGGTCTGTCTTTCAACTAGCTTTCATAATTGTTGCTGTCGTCCTTGTACTGATAAGAGCAATTCAA tatgtgtgtgtgtgcgattgTGCTGGTTTGGATGTTGCATTTCCTACTCTGACAGTGATTTCCATGGTTACAAGCTTGCTGCACACCATCACTGTTTTTCTTCACTGTGGACCAAGCCATGAGCT AAGGAAGTATTGGCTGTACGGCCTCATCATTATGGACCTACTAAATACCTGCATTACAA CGGCTGCAATATTTGTTGGACTGCGGTGCTTTCAAGAGCAGTGGCTACTAATATTAATGGGAGTTTATGTTATTTGGGAGATCATGTTGTACATCAGTCAGATAAGAAAAGACGGAG ATATTCAGAGTCAGATTCTGGAAAAGAAA ATATCCCCATGGATCATTATGTTTATCATCTTTTCCATACTTAATGTAATGTTTACAATCGCACTTATTGCAGGAGTTTCTTTGGAAAGAATGATAACGTGTTAA
- the LOC127424097 gene encoding uncharacterized protein LOC127424097 isoform X22: protein MRNSYNRRTEEQNRRTDWQFLTMNTADCLLFLLCGATMLQFITCYSDGSILEDECSGMNINHLDENDVKIPAQTTETPFKIIPEVQTFNNSEVETTITVSLTAINSPFTGFLLEARKCDSCPPAGTFSLIDSSSSTLLTCDGQSGRAVSHINNLDKTSITVHWQVPESGTFYFRAAFTRDYFMFWQRKPIILPTTAPTTVTTTVKATISRTVTPTLPLPSNTNSTPVTPALPLPSNTDSTLVTPALPLPSNTNSTPVTPTLPLPSNTNLTPVPSAFPATSTADSTPVTPTLPLPSNTNSTPVTPALPLPSNTNSTPVTPTLPLPSNTNLTPVPSAFPATSTADSTPVTPALPLPSNTNSTPVTPTLPLPSNTNLTPVPSAFPATSTADSTPVTPTLPLPSNTNSTPVTPTLPLPSNTNSTPVTPTLPLPSNTNSTPVPSTFPATSNTNSIPVLSTLPSQCGDYVRCVLALLLLSRLCFLDSSLLIIIRPVLKMVTMTGSVFQLAFIIVAVVLVLIRAIQYVCVCDCAGLDVAFPTLTVISMVTSLLHTITVFLHCGPSHELRKYWLYGLIIMDLLNTCITTAAIFVGLRCFQEQWLLILMGVYVIWEIMLYISQIRKDGDIQSQILEKKISPWIIMFIIFSILNVMFTIALIAGVSLERMITC from the exons ATGAGGAATAGTTACAATAGAAGAACAGAAGAACAGAACAGAAGAACCGACTGGCAGTTCCTCACG ATGAATACTGCGGACTGTCTCCTTTTTCTGTTATGTGGAGCTACCATGTTGCAGTTCATCACCTGCTACAGTGATGGAAGTATATTGGAGGATGAATGTTCAGGAATGAACATCAATCATTTGGatgaaaatgatgtaaaaataccAGCACAAACTACTGAAACTCCTTTCAAGATCATACCAGAAGTTCAAACCTTCAATAATTCTGAAGTGGAAACCACCATTACTG TGTCACTTACGGCTATCAATTCTCCATTTACTGGTTTTCTGTTGGAGGCCCGTAAGTGTGATAGCTGTCCGCCTGCTGGTACTTTTAGTTTGATTGACTCGAGCAGCAGCACACTCCTGACGTGTGATGGTCAATCT GGCAGGGCTGTGAGTCACATTAATAATCTAGATAAAACATCCATCACAGTGCACTGGCAAGTTCCAGAGAGTGGAACATTCTACTTCAG AGCTGCATTCACTAGGGACTACTTCATGTTTTGGCAAAGAAAGCCAATCATACTTCCGACAACTGCACCTACCACTGTGACCACCACTGTAAAAGCCACTATAAGCCGAACAG TCACACCAACATTGCCTCTACCATCAAATACAAACTCCACTCCAG TCACACCAGCATTGCCTCTACCATCAAATACAGACTCCACTCTAG TCACACCAGCATTGCCTCTACCATCAAATACAAACTCCACTCCAG TCACACCAACATTGCCTCTACCATCAAATACAAACCTCACTCCAG TTCCATCAGCATTTCCTGCAACCTCAACTGCAGACTCCACCCCAG TCACACCAACATTGCCTCTACCATCAAATACAAACTCCACTCCGG TCACACCAGCATTGCCTCTACCATCAAATACAAACTCCACTCCAG TCACACCAACATTGCCTCTACCATCAAATACAAACCTCACTCCAG TTCCATCAGCATTTCCTGCAACCTCAACTGCAGACTCCACCCCAG TCACACCAGCATTGCCTCTACCATCAAATACAAACTCCACTCCAG TCACACCAACATTGCCTCTACCATCAAATACAAACCTCACTCCAG TTCCATCAGCATTTCCTGCAACCTCAACTGCAGACTCCACCCCAG TCACACCAACATTGCCTCTACCATCAAATACAAACTCCACTCCGG TCACACCAACATTGCCTCTACCATCAAATACAAACTCCACTCCAG TCACACCAACATTGCCTCTACCATCAAATACAAACTCCACTCCAG TTCCATCAACATTTCCTGCAACCTCAAATACAAACTCCATTCCAG TTCTATCAACATTGCCTTCCCAATGTGGGGATTATGTG AGATGTGTTTTAGCACTGTTACTTCTCAGTCGTCTATGTTTTCTTGACTCCTCTCTCCTGATAATCATCAGGCCAGTTTTAAAAATG GTCACCATGACTGGGTCTGTCTTTCAACTAGCTTTCATAATTGTTGCTGTCGTCCTTGTACTGATAAGAGCAATTCAA tatgtgtgtgtgtgcgattgTGCTGGTTTGGATGTTGCATTTCCTACTCTGACAGTGATTTCCATGGTTACAAGCTTGCTGCACACCATCACTGTTTTTCTTCACTGTGGACCAAGCCATGAGCT AAGGAAGTATTGGCTGTACGGCCTCATCATTATGGACCTACTAAATACCTGCATTACAA CGGCTGCAATATTTGTTGGACTGCGGTGCTTTCAAGAGCAGTGGCTACTAATATTAATGGGAGTTTATGTTATTTGGGAGATCATGTTGTACATCAGTCAGATAAGAAAAGACGGAG ATATTCAGAGTCAGATTCTGGAAAAGAAA ATATCCCCATGGATCATTATGTTTATCATCTTTTCCATACTTAATGTAATGTTTACAATCGCACTTATTGCAGGAGTTTCTTTGGAAAGAATGATAACGTGTTAA
- the LOC127424097 gene encoding uncharacterized protein LOC127424097 isoform X15 yields the protein MRNSYNRRTEEQNRRTDWQFLTMNTADCLLFLLCGATMLQFITCYSDGSILEDECSGMNINHLDENDVKIPAQTTETPFKIIPEVQTFNNSEVETTITVSLTAINSPFTGFLLEARKCDSCPPAGTFSLIDSSSSTLLTCDGQSGRAVSHINNLDKTSITVHWQVPESGTFYFRAAFTRDYFMFWQRKPIILPTTAPTTVTTTVKATISRTVTPTLPLPSNTNSTPVTPALPLPSNTDSTLVTPALPLPSNTNSTPVTPTLPLPSNTNLTPVPSAFPATSTADSTPVTPTLPLPSNTNSTPVTPALPLPSNTNSTPVTPTLPLPSNTNSTPVTPTLPLPSNTNLTPVPSAFPATSTADSTPVTPALPLPSNTNSTPVTPTLPLPSNTNLTPVPSAFPATSTADSTPVTPTLPLPSNTNSTPVTPTLPLPSNTNSTPVTPTLPLPSNTNSTPVPSTFPATSNTNSIPVLSTLPSQCGDYVRCVLALLLLSRLCFLDSSLLIIIRPVLKMVTMTGSVFQLAFIIVAVVLVLIRAIQYVCVCDCAGLDVAFPTLTVISMVTSLLHTITVFLHCGPSHELRKYWLYGLIIMDLLNTCITTAAIFVGLRCFQEQWLLILMGVYVIWEIMLYISQIRKDGDIQSQILEKKISPWIIMFIIFSILNVMFTIALIAGVSLERMITC from the exons ATGAGGAATAGTTACAATAGAAGAACAGAAGAACAGAACAGAAGAACCGACTGGCAGTTCCTCACG ATGAATACTGCGGACTGTCTCCTTTTTCTGTTATGTGGAGCTACCATGTTGCAGTTCATCACCTGCTACAGTGATGGAAGTATATTGGAGGATGAATGTTCAGGAATGAACATCAATCATTTGGatgaaaatgatgtaaaaataccAGCACAAACTACTGAAACTCCTTTCAAGATCATACCAGAAGTTCAAACCTTCAATAATTCTGAAGTGGAAACCACCATTACTG TGTCACTTACGGCTATCAATTCTCCATTTACTGGTTTTCTGTTGGAGGCCCGTAAGTGTGATAGCTGTCCGCCTGCTGGTACTTTTAGTTTGATTGACTCGAGCAGCAGCACACTCCTGACGTGTGATGGTCAATCT GGCAGGGCTGTGAGTCACATTAATAATCTAGATAAAACATCCATCACAGTGCACTGGCAAGTTCCAGAGAGTGGAACATTCTACTTCAG AGCTGCATTCACTAGGGACTACTTCATGTTTTGGCAAAGAAAGCCAATCATACTTCCGACAACTGCACCTACCACTGTGACCACCACTGTAAAAGCCACTATAAGCCGAACAG TCACACCAACATTGCCTCTACCATCAAATACAAACTCCACTCCAG TCACACCAGCATTGCCTCTACCATCAAATACAGACTCCACTCTAG TCACACCAGCATTGCCTCTACCATCAAATACAAACTCCACTCCAG TCACACCAACATTGCCTCTACCATCAAATACAAACCTCACTCCAG TTCCATCAGCATTTCCTGCAACCTCAACTGCAGACTCCACCCCAG TCACACCAACATTGCCTCTACCATCAAATACAAACTCCACTCCGG TCACACCAGCATTGCCTCTACCATCAAATACAAACTCCACTCCAG TCACACCAACATTGCCTCTACCATCAAATACAAACTCCACTCCAG TCACACCAACATTGCCTCTACCATCAAATACAAACCTCACTCCAG TTCCATCAGCATTTCCTGCAACCTCAACTGCAGACTCCACCCCAG TCACACCAGCATTGCCTCTACCATCAAATACAAACTCCACTCCAG TCACACCAACATTGCCTCTACCATCAAATACAAACCTCACTCCAG TTCCATCAGCATTTCCTGCAACCTCAACTGCAGACTCCACCCCAG TCACACCAACATTGCCTCTACCATCAAATACAAACTCCACTCCGG TCACACCAACATTGCCTCTACCATCAAATACAAACTCCACTCCAG TCACACCAACATTGCCTCTACCATCAAATACAAACTCCACTCCAG TTCCATCAACATTTCCTGCAACCTCAAATACAAACTCCATTCCAG TTCTATCAACATTGCCTTCCCAATGTGGGGATTATGTG AGATGTGTTTTAGCACTGTTACTTCTCAGTCGTCTATGTTTTCTTGACTCCTCTCTCCTGATAATCATCAGGCCAGTTTTAAAAATG GTCACCATGACTGGGTCTGTCTTTCAACTAGCTTTCATAATTGTTGCTGTCGTCCTTGTACTGATAAGAGCAATTCAA tatgtgtgtgtgtgcgattgTGCTGGTTTGGATGTTGCATTTCCTACTCTGACAGTGATTTCCATGGTTACAAGCTTGCTGCACACCATCACTGTTTTTCTTCACTGTGGACCAAGCCATGAGCT AAGGAAGTATTGGCTGTACGGCCTCATCATTATGGACCTACTAAATACCTGCATTACAA CGGCTGCAATATTTGTTGGACTGCGGTGCTTTCAAGAGCAGTGGCTACTAATATTAATGGGAGTTTATGTTATTTGGGAGATCATGTTGTACATCAGTCAGATAAGAAAAGACGGAG ATATTCAGAGTCAGATTCTGGAAAAGAAA ATATCCCCATGGATCATTATGTTTATCATCTTTTCCATACTTAATGTAATGTTTACAATCGCACTTATTGCAGGAGTTTCTTTGGAAAGAATGATAACGTGTTAA